The following nucleotide sequence is from Salvelinus sp. IW2-2015 unplaced genomic scaffold, ASM291031v2 Un_scaffold6553, whole genome shotgun sequence.
TCAatcaatccatcaatcaatcaatctatccATAACTCAATCAAGCCATCAATCAATCTATCCATAACTCAatcaatccatcaatcaatcaatctatccATAACTCAATCAAGCCATCAATCAAGCCATCAATAATCAATCAATTACATACAAATACAGGTATTTACTTCCACCAAAAGCCGACCAACATACAAGTACCGTAAAAACAAAGGATAAAAAAGGAATAATGAACTTTCCCTTACCGAAGGCCTCAGAAAGCCCATAGACCTTCTGACTGTAAACATCAGCCTTGTCCCAGATGAAGTTATAGTTGAGATTAGGAGCAGCAGGGAACCACTTCCTGAACAGTCTTCCCTCCACCGCCACCATAAGGTGTACCTTCATCAGGTTAAAGGGCACGGTGGAGTGGGTCAGGGTCACCCGCAGGATGGATTTATACCCAGGACTCCTGCTGCTCAGGTAGCTCAATACCATGTCTGTCCCGGGGATAGGAATCTCTTCCTGGAGAGCctggggagaggggggaagaaaWAGATGGTTACACCGGGGGACATATTGACCGTTATACTAACACACTACTGCTCAGGTAACTCAACGCCATGTCTGTCCCGGGGATAGGAACCTCTTcatggagagggggggagggggggggaagaaaTAGATGGTTACACCACCATGAACAGGAGGAGCAGGTTTGTTATTATCTATCATTCATTTCTTTCATATGATAACTGACACTAATATGCACTTGGACACTCAACACATGTACAGTTTGTTCCATTGTGTTGATGCACTAGAGATTGActtaaaccttttctcaatacagggggtgcgctttccactttggaaaatatcgtctccaaattaaactgcctcatactccaattcttgctcgtacaatatgcatattattattactattggatagaaaacaatctctagtttctaaaaccgtttgaattattctgtgggtgaaccagaactctttctacagcgaaaatcatgacaggacatgcgaaggtcagaaaaatagtctctgttctcagatcagtttaaagcttctgtgtgtgccctatggatcgaaatgaactgcacccgccttcccctggatgtcagtaaccaatgagaagtggaatggagttctacgtatttctcagagttatAAAACGCCATGAGTGACATGTACGTCTTTTGCGACCTctcaaggcgcaagagaggacatcagaatggcatgctcaaaagctctcgttatcgggctaagatatatccgtctgttgatttaattcgatataggtgttagaaacatcataacgaagttattttaaaccgatttatatcagtttatgcgagtatattgctattctcggaattttcgtagtattgcgcctTTGAGGattttggacatgtgtgtgccacgtagcattgttagctgctagttccgaagttgaagaggacgtttacaacaaagcaacgattcttttggacaaagatCTCTTCTGCCNNNNNNNNNNNNNNNNNNNNNNNNNNNNNNNNNNNNNNNNNNNNNNNNNNNNNNNNNNNNNNNNNNNNNNNNNNNNNNNNNNNNNNNNNNNNNNNNNNNNNNNNNNNNNNNNNNNNNNNNNNNNNNNNNNNNNNNNNNNNNNNNNNNNNNNNNNNNNNNNNNNNNNNNNNNNNNNNNNNNNNNNNNNNNNNNNNNNNNNNNNNNNNNNNNNNNNNNNNNNNNNNNNNNNNNNNNNNNNNNNNNNNNNNNNNNNNNNNNNNNNNNNNNNNNNNNNNNNNNNNNNNNNNNNNNNNNNNNNNNNNNNNNNNNNNNNNNNNNNNNNNNNNNNNNNNNNNNNNNNNNNNNNNNNNNNNNNNNNNNNNNNNNNNNNNNNNNNNNNNNNNNNNNNNNNNNNNNNNNNNNNNNNNNNNNNNNNNNNNNNNNNNNNNNNNNNNNNNNNNNNNNNNNNNNNNNNNNNNNNNNNNNNNNNNNNNNNNNNNNNNNNNNNNNNNNNNNNNNNNNNNNNNNNNNNNNNNNNNNNNNNNNNNNNNNNNNNNNNNNNNNNNNNNNNNNNNNNNNNNNNNNNNNNNNNNNNNNNNNNNNNNNNNNNNNNNNNNNNNNNNNNNNNNNNNNNNNNNNNNNNNNNNNNNNNNNNNNNNNNNNNNNNNNNNNNNNNNNNNNNNNNNNNNNNNNNNNNNNNNNNNNNNNNNNNNNNNNNNNNNNNNNNNNNNNNNNNNNNNNNNNNNNNNNNNNNNNNNNNNNNNNNNNNNNNNNNNNNNNNNNNNNNNNNNNNNNNNNNNNNNNNNNNNNNNNNNNNNNNNNNNNNNNNNNNNNNNNNNNNNNNNNNNNNNNNNNNNNNNNNNNNNNNNNNNNNNNNNNNNNNNNNNNNNNNNNNNNNNNNNNNNNNNNNNNNNNNNNNNNNNNNNNNNNNNNNNNNNNNNNNNNNNNNNNNNNNNNNNNNNNNNNNNNNNNNNNNNNNNNNNNNNNNNNNNNNNNNNNNNNNNNNNNNNNNNNNNNNNNNNNNNNNNNNNNNNNNNNNNNNNNNNNNNNNNNNNNNNNNNNNNNNNNNNNNNNNNNNNNNNNNNNNNNNNNNNNNNNNNNNNNNNNNNNNNNNNNNNNNNNNgtcttttgctaacgtggttctaatagatttacatattgttttcctgtaaaacatttaaaaatcagaaatgatggctggattcacaagaagtgtatctttcatctggtgtcttggacttgtgatttaatgatatttagatgctatatttacttgtgacgctatgctaggctatgctagtcagctttttttacgtggggggtgctcccggatccggatgagtaccaagtaaaagttaatacCCTGGTGTTGGTATAGACTGTTGTCCACCCCTGGTTGGTATAGACTGTGTTGTCCACCCCCTGGTGTTGTATAGACTGTCTCCACCCCCTGTGTTGGAATTACTGTGTTGTCCACCCCTGGTGCTGTATATACTGTGTTGTCCCCCCTGTTTGTAACTGTTTGCCCTATTGAGACTGTGTTGTCCACCCCCTGGTGTTGTATAGACTGTCTCCACCCCTGTGTCTATAGACTGTGTTGTCCACCCCCTGTGTTGGTATAGACTGTCTCCACCCCCTGGTGTGGTATAGACGTGTGTCCACCCCCTGGTGCTGTTATATACTGTGTTGTCACCCCCTGTTGGTATAGACTGTTGTCCACCCCCGTGGTTGGTATAGACTTGTTGTCCACCCCTGGTGTTGGTATAGACTGTCTCCACCCCCTGGGTGGTGTATTAGACTGTGTTGTCCACCCCCTCGGTGTTGGTATAGACTGTCCACCCCCTGGTTGTGTATAGACTGTCCACCCCCTGTGTTGTATAGACTGTCTCCACCCCCTGGTTTGATATATACTTCTCCACCCCCTGTGTTGATATAGACTGTCTCCACCCCCTGGTGTTGTGACTGTCTCCACCCCCTGGTGTGGTATAGACTGTCTCCACCCCCTGGTGTGTATTAGACTTCTCCACCCCCTGGTGTTGGTATAAACTGTCTTGTCACCCCCTGGTGTTGGTATAGACTGTCTCCACCCCCTGGTGTTGTATAGACTGTCTCCACCCCCTGGTGTTGGTATATACTGTCTCCACCCCCTGGTGTGGTATATTTACTTTCTCCACCCCCTGGTGTTGGTATAGACTGTCTCCACCCCCTGGTGTTGTATAAACTGTGTTGTCACCCACTGGTTTGTATAGACTGTCTCCACCCCTGTTGGTATCGACTGTCTCCACCCCTGGTGTTGGTTAATGACGTCTCACCCCCTGTGTTGGTATAACTGTCTCCACCCCTGGTGTTGATAGACTGTCTCCACCCCCTGTTTGGTATATACTGTCTCCACCCCTGGTGTTGTATAGACTTCTCCACCCCTGGTGTTGGTATAGACTGTCTCCACCCCCTTGTTGGTTATACTGGCTCCACCCCTGTGTTGGTATACTGTCTTCCACCCCCCTGGTGTTGGTATAGACTGTCTCCACCCCCTGGGTGTATAGACCTGTCTCCACCCCCTGGTGTGGTATATACTTCTCCACCCCCTGTGTGGTATGACTGTCTCCACCCCCTGTGTTGGTATAGACTTGTGTCCACCCCCTGGTGTTGATATATACTGTCTCCACCCCCTGGTGTTGTATAGACTGTCTCCACCCCCTGGTGTTGATATAGACTGTGTTGTCCACCCCCTGGTTGGTATATACTGTCCCACCCCCTGGTGTGGTATTATACTGTCTCCACCCCCTGTGTGGTATAgactgtctccacctccctgtgTTTGGTATatactgtctccacctccctgtgTTGTTGTATATACTGTCTCCACCCCTGTGTTGGTATATACTGTCTCACCCCCTGGTGTTGGTATAGACTCTCCACCCAGTTTTTTactcaacagacagacagacagacagacagacagacagacagacagacagacagacagacagacagacagacagacagacacagacagacagacagcaacagacagacagacagacagacagacagacagacagacagacgacagacagacagacagacagacagacagacagtgggagTTAAGCAGGGATAGCTAGTGTAATGTTTCTCTAACTGTCCTCAGGCCACTctaaatatgtttgatgtctaaATCAATCCATGTtaataacacacctgattcaactcatccaGCCATTGATCCGTTGATCAAGTTCACTGGGCTACGCGGTTAAATAGTAAGTTTACAACCGGTTATGTCGTTGTGGAGAAACCCAAAAAATACGGTTGGGAAACACCGGACACGcttaaagcgtctcagagtacgaGAGTGATCCAGGATCAGTTTGCCTTTTTATATCATAATCATACATATCATAACAAGATTTTaaaaggctgcgtttagacaagcAGCCCAATTTGACTTTTTTCTCCACCAGAATTGGTCATTGACCAATCAACATATCTTTTCACATCATATATTTTTCAGAGGCTGAGAAAAATATGAGCATTGAGCtggctgtgtaaacgcagccatggaCAAGGAGACCAGATCCTAGATGCACACTTCTTGCTCTGAGACTCTTTAATGAATACAGCCCAAGGGTTAACGTTTAGCGGTCACTGGCTGGTCTGATGCCCTGCCCAGCGCTCCAACGATCCGGAACAGGCCGGGAGGTCGGGCTGTTCTTTACCATTATGATgtttgtgttagagagagagaacgaaacagagaaaacagacagagacagagagagacagagagagagagagagaggagagagcggacgACAGGGAGCGAGGAAAAGGAGCAGAGGAAGAAGTGAGCGGGGAGCGAGGTGGAGACAGAGGACCAGGAGAAGAGCGAACGAGAATCGGAGAAGGAAAGAGACGAAGACGGAGACGACAAAAGAACgcagagagaagacggagagggagggacacgagaacgagacgagagagaaacgagagagagagagagctgagagaagaggaagagacatcAGAGAACAGATCAATAACCTAAGAAATTTATAGATTGAGGAGACCCAAGACCGAGACGAGACTGAAGCAGATCGCCGCGCAAGACAACCCACGACGGACGTGACGGGAGGAAACGAAGAAGCGGAAGACCCAGGAGGCGAGGACCGACACAAGGCAGAACTCGAAAATGAAAGATAAACGAGAGAATACGACAGAAGActggaatgaagagagagagagaacggagagaagagagagaagagagagaagaaacgaagagatagagagagaagaaacacgaATGAAAACCAGAGAGCGATCGAAGAAGACGGACGAGAGAACACAtgaaccgagagagagaagaggagaaatgagagagagagaacgaagagaagagaagtagaagagagaagtagagagagaggaagaaaaacgagggagagagagagagacgctcgaAGGGGACAATGACCACAAATTGTATGCTGATCACGGCCAGCAGCATTTACATCACTGACAGCtcgtgagagaaagaaagagagagatgcgaagagagagagagagagagagaagaagaggaggagggatgggctTGGGCTGTGGTAGAAGAGCTAATCAGACTAAACAGTTGATGACGCCATCTATGATACTGCCTTTTAAACACCCACTTGTACAACCTCATAGAAATTAAAATGTTCCTGGGTGTTGAGGAGATGTAGTTTAATCATCGTCATCATTCTGCACCGAGAAAGCATACGATGCACACTCGTAAAACGCCCACGTTCCACACATTCAATTACACTGTCAGATAGCATCACATGACTGAGTCATTATTAACTGTGTCAGATAGCATCACAGGACGATCATCTATTGCACTGGTCAGATAGCATCATAGGACTGAGTCATTATTACTCTGGTCAGATAAAATCATAACTAGTCATTATTACACTGGTCAGATAGCATCATAGGAACTGAAGTCATTATTAAACTTGTCAATAGCATCATAGGACTGAGTCATTATTTACACTTGGATCAGATAACAATCACAGACTAAGTCAATTATTTACACTTGGCAAATAGCATCACAGACTGAGTCGATATTATACTGGTCAGATAGGCCATCAATAGGACGAGTCATATTTACACTGGATCAATAAGCATCATAGGACTGAGTCATTATTATACTGGTCAGATGCATCATAACTGATCATTATTACACTGTTCAGATAACATCACAGGACTGAATTCATTAATTACCACTCGGTCAGATAGCATCACATGACTGAGTCAATATTGATACTGGGTCAGATAAGCATCATAGGACTGAGTCATTAATTACACTGGTCAGATAGCATCATAGACGCTGGTCATTATGTATACTTGGTCAAGATAGCATCATAGGACTGATcattatatatactgtagatagggCATCATAGGACTGAGTCATTATACACTGTCAGATAGCAATCATAGGACTGAGTCATTATAACTGGTCCGATAGCATCATTATGACTGAAGTCATTATTATACTGGTCAGATAGCATCATAGGACTGAGCATTATTTACATTGGTCAGATAGCATCATAGGACTGAGTCATTATATATACTTGGTCCAAATGCATCACAGGACTGAATCATTATTTACACTGTTCAGAAACATCACAAGGACTAGTCATATTACACTGTAGTAGCATCACATGACGATCATTATATTACTGGTCGAATAGCAGTTCATAAGACTAGTATTATTATACTGTCAGATAGCATCACATGACTGAGTCATTATTATAACTGGTCAGAAATACACATCACAGGACTGAGTCATTATTACACTCGTCAGATAGCATCATAGGACTGAGCATTTAATTTACACTGATCTCAGATAGCACTCATAGAACTGAGTCATTATTATACTGGTCCAGACTAGCATCATAGACTGAGTCATTGATTACACTGCGTTCAGATAGCATCATAGGACTGAGGTCATTACTGTATACTGTCAGATAGGATCATTAAGACTTGAGTCATTATCACACTGTCACATAACTCAATTTTATCATCATAGGACTGAGTCATTATTACACTGGTCAGATAGCATCACAGGTGTCTGGTTCATGGTCTTTAGAGTGGGGAGCTTTAGCCGTCTGTACCACGTCTGGCATTGATCATTATAATAGGAGagataggaagaggagaggagaagataacagaacagaacagaaaatcacagaacagaacagaaaataacagaagagaacagaacagaacagaacagaggagaacagaagagaggagaacagacgagaacagaagagaacagaggagaacagaacagaacagaacagaagagtacagaagagaacagaacagaagagaggagaacagaggagaacagaagagaacagaacagaagagaggagaacagaggagaacagaagagaacagaagagaagagaacagaacagaagagaacagaacagaacagaagagtaCAGAAGATGGTGCATGTAAACCACAACCCACAGTgcagagatgagaggaaggggGTACTGAGAGGACAAGATGGMggctcattcatccccctccactcctctgttactattccccaggtcgttgctgtaaatgagaatgcgTTCTCAGTCAACATACCTGGTAAAATAGGGGTGAAAAAAACCCAGAGATCCTATTATATTGCTGGGATTCAAATTGAAATTCTATCGGGGTCTGTACCTGTATTTCAGGTACGATGGTCCCCCTCTCGGCGCAGGCCCCAGCGAAGGCGGTGAGGGGCGCAGGKGACAAGATGGGGGATGGACGCGTGAACCCGCTGACATCACAGCTGGGGATCTCGTTCTCCTCGTGACGCATCACGATGGTATCCATGACGAAGAAGCGTCCC
It contains:
- the LOC112078937 gene encoding teneurin-4-like, producing MDPMCPNLKNFDLVTNGGVAIALRFERAPFITQEHTLWLPWGRFFVMDTIVMRHEENEIPSCDVSGFTRPSPILSPAPLTAFAGACAERGTIVPEIQALQEEIPIPGTDMVLSYLSSRSPGYKSILRVTLTHSTVPFNLMKVHLMVAVEGRLFRKWFPAAPNLNYNFIWDKADVYSQKVYGLSEAFGILHMGNGENVFVSQQPPVIGSVMGNGRHRSISCPSCNGMADGNKLLAPVALACGSDGSLYVGDFNYVRRIFTTGNVTSVLEL